GCACCCTTGCCCGAGTCTATGGAGGCCAGGCCCGGTTTCCTAGCGCTTAGGCCTAAGTCCATCTAGCCCAGGCCCCTAACCTCGACACTCGAGACCGAGACCCCTTCGCCTTGGCTTGGGTCAATTGAGGCTAGACTCAGGACTTCAATATTGGTGTAGGCGGTCGGGGTCCTAGGCACAAGCTCAACCTTAATGGATATGGGCTGAGGACCCAAGCACAAGCATTGGTGTGACCACTTGGATTAACTCACTTGAGATGTTGTCCGTTTTAGCTCATCCCATACTCAATCTCACAGTTAGGTCCTTTAGCATACAGGCAAAAGGTCACCCATCTTGGTAGTGCTCTAACATGAGCATACTCGACTCTTTTTTGTCGGCTAAAAACTGAGCATGTTTAACTTGCCATTACGTCAAAAGGCTCATCCATAAGTTAATTCTAGTTTTCACATATAAATCCTAGGCATACTCTCCCCTATTTGATGTGTAATTTAGTTCATCTCTGTCCCATTCACCATCCTAGGAGTCTACTATGAGATATTCCTTATTTAAGCCATCTGACTCTAGTGACCACTCATTATCCTCATCAAACCGAGTTGTTACAACTGAGGTCTTGGGCTCAGCCTCAGTGGACTCAAGCACGGTAAACAGGATCTCAGGCACAACTTCAATAGGGCTCAAGCTCCAAGGACCTAGCCCTGCTCTCTAGTCCTGGCCCCACTACCAATGGCCTAGTTACGAGTATTAGGGTTTTTGTGCTCAAGCGCAGAATTTCTCGTCCAAGTGTCGATATGTAATCATACTTAGgccaaaaaattttaatttttaaagaggaaatcattttcctaaatctAAGGCTTCATTCGTTTCACGGataataattttcatgaaaacattttttggattttctggtATTCATTTCCATGAACTAGTTGTGAGAAACATTTTCCACCaaggaaaaaaatcttctaaaagaggaaaatgtttttcacttatgagaaagaggaaaacattttccatatcttctttcacctcactttctttcaataaatatcttttcattttctttttgtcttttcttttcatttttcctctttttttttcttttttttttttaaatcaggTCTcaattattctttattctttttctttctttttcttgtccttCTACTTTGGTTTGGCCAATCGTTGGGGCCGGTGATGAGCCACTAGCGATCATAGCTCGCCAGATCAGTAACACTCGAGTGGTGCCAGATGACGGCAAGGTTAGAGCCTTGCAGATTAGCGATGCCTAAGCATCACCAAAGGTCGTGAGGCTTGGGCCTCGTAGATCGACGTTGCCTGAGTGTTGCAAGAATGTGACAAGGCTTGGACCTTGCTAGATCGACGATGCTCAAGTGTCGCCAAAGGGCAACGTGGCTTGAGGCGGCACTCACGGCAaccgaggaaaagaaaaggaaaaaaaaaaaaggaaaggaaagaaaagaagaataaaaaataatttaaaattcgcatttaaaaaatataataaaaagaacataaaataaaaacaaaaacaaaaacaaaaacaaaaacaaaaaaatcaaagaagtgtgtggaggaaaatcaaatcaaatatcaaacacaatgaaaaatattttctacttcaaTTTCGGGTTTTACGCCGAACgttagaaaatattatcattttcttgaaagatgacttttaggaaaatattttccggaaacattatatttttcacgaaacgaaCGAAGCCTTAAGCCTTGATATAAGATCTTTTCCATTGATCCATTTTCCTAGGTGATCCGAACACTATGAAATAAGaatttttggcaaaacaaaCGAAACCTCGGTGAAATTTTAACGCGCGCACACgcacccacacacacacacaatatatatatatatatatatatatatatatatatatatatatatatatctgcaATTTATGTATGTGACATAACTTTTTCAATAACTAAACCTCCTAGGGTATTCCGATCATTTGTCCCACTCCCTAGACTTAAGTTTTTGTTTCTGCCACCGTTTATTAACAGATTATGAACACCTACTAAATTTCTGTTTGAATCCGCGCACATAATCTTTTGGCGTGTCGGAACGATTTTTTTCCACACCGGTTTCTCAGTTCCGGGTCGTCCCACGGGCCATGGTCAATGAAAACCCTAATCCAAGCCAACTTCCAAATCGTTATGATCTCTTCACAAGCCACTCACGAAAAGGGAGGAACATCTGGGGACATTCCGAAGTTAAACTTGACAATCTATGCACGTGAAGACTCCTGTCCAGTGACACTGCACCTATCCAAGACACCGGCGTTTGAAACATCGTCAAAGCACACCAACACAGAAGGATACAGCTTCCCTAGTTAAAAAGCCGATTGCTTTCCTCCAACGGCAATGGAGATCTCTAACGTTTACCTTAAGATTAGGGACATATATCTCCAACTAAATCAATGAATTTTCTCGCGAGCCGCCTCCGTAGGTCGTATACCTCAACTCCTCgaactattattattattattattattattattatagttTGTAGACTTATCTTTAATTTGACATGAATTGGGAATGCACACGAATTCGGATTACGGACGTGGGGTTTCATTCGTTGACGGCTGCTTCTAGGCTTTAGACAATAGCAACCGCTTGGTCCCTCTCCTACGTTTCCAATGATTGCTTATCACCGCCGTCATTGTCAAGAAATCGGCCCCTCTCGTTTCGCAATTTCGTCCTATAAATAGAGCCACACAGCTCATACTAATCTAACCTCTCACATATTTCGTCATCCTCGCTTTTTGTATCATAATTTCGACCCCCATAATATCCATTAGTAGTCGCCCATCTTGAGTTGCGTCATGAGGAATCAAGGGCAATTCATCCTCTACTTTCTCCTGGCTCTTTTGTCTGCTTGCACGAACTTCTCCGAGGCAGGAAATGGGACTCAAGCTCCTAACCTCGCGCGCCTCATCCTGGTCGACCCGTCCGGGAAGGGAAACTTCACGAAGATACAGGACGCCATTGACGCCGTGCCGTCGAACAACTCGGAGCTCGTGTTCATACGAGTTGAGCCGGGGACATACCGGGAGAAACTCGTGGTCCCGGCGGACAAGCCTTTCATAACTCTGAGCGGGAAGAAGGCGTCCAGCACGATCATCACAGGGGACGACAGTGGGGACATATTCGGATCGCCTACCGTTTCCGTCTTGGCTTCTGACTTTGTCGGCCGTTACCTCACAATTCAGGTTTGCATGCATAGGCACACTAAAAGCGGTCTCGACTTAAAAATTGTGAATGCGATTGCACATTATAGTGGAATATGATAATATAACATAGAACGAAGTTTTTAGAATAACTTAGCTTAGTGATTCACATGGCCTACAAATGGATTATATGACTCGACATAACTGTCGTGATCAAACAATCAAATTGTCCTATCAGATTGTCCTGTGTATCTCACCTAAGATTGGCTCGATTCGATGTTTTGATGTTCAGAATACTTTTGGGTTGGGAGCAAAAGCGGTGGCGTTGAGAGTGTCCGGAGATAGGGTGGTGTTTTCGGCATGTAGAATCACATCTCACCAAGACACATTGCTCGACGATGTCGGAAGGCATTACTACAGGAACTGCTACATTGAAGGCGATGTTGACTTCATCTTCGGCAACGCCGCTTCCCTCTTTCAGGTATCATTTCATGCCAACAATATGAATTCCACGGGAGCAAATAGTAgtattattagtattattattattattattatttgccatTGTAGAAATGCCACATTAATTCGGTGTCGCGAGGAGGAGGGTTCATCACGGCCCAGCACCGAGCATCGCCGTTAGAGAACACGGGTTTTGTCTTCTTGGGCTGCACAATCACGGGCCTCACCAATACTTTCTTGGGCCGCCCGTGGGGCCCATATTCGAGAGTCATCTTTGCCCTCTCTTATATGTCTAGTGCCGTCCTCCCCCAAGGATGGGACGACTGGGGTGACTCAACCAAACAGAGGTAACCAACAATAGCAACAATAACAATATCATGCAATtcatttatttagaaaataatctctctttttctcttgtctAGGACGGCCTACTATGGGCAATATGAATGTTACGGACCGGGGGCCGACACATCAAAGAGGGTTCCCTGGTCTCGCGTCCTTACTGGTGAGGAAGTGTCGCCCCTCTTGACGACGGATATGGTTAACCAACAAAGCTGGTTCAGAAATGCTCCAACTATATTCAACTGAGACTAACGTCGGTTTGAAGAACGTTGTCAAAAATATTAGATGCGTACTTATGTAATTAGATTTACTTTAATTTGCTTAGTTGAAAATATGTGATGGTGaaatccttttctttgtttaatctcgACCATGAGCCGAGTTTTCATGTAATGTGCCTTATTACTCGGATGATTCATTAATAAAGATATCTCgttatatattcttaccttttaacaaaaaaaaaaaaaaacagatatcTCGTTATAACCTTTCTTACGATGTTTGCATGTTATTGTAGATAGTTGTTCGATATACTCATGATCGTCAGCATATGAATTGACCCAACGTCAAGTTGGCTGGAAATGCAAGAAATCCGTGACAAAGATTTCGACGTCAGGATCCATCCAAAATGTTTGATTGTAAAGTTGAGGCGGGCAGCACAATTGGGATGGTCTAATTAAATCCCAAtttgctattgattttttttcaattaagtatTCGGAtgtatgttgacacctaaattttatcattttattgatgatttaatcacatagaaaattatggattaatttttaaaccctagacaaaaaaagtaattttcattaaattgcatcacacataAGACGTTAGGAGCATTAGCATCATtagtattaattaaaaaaattctgaattaaaaaaaattgaattaaaaaatttattattaaaaattaattaattaaaagaaaagtaaaagaaatcattttcattaaaatgcatcgtgcatgttttcatcattaaaataCATTGCAGGTAGGCATTAGAGACCGTTGCATTATTAGtgtcaatcattaaaaaataaaaattaaaattaattttttaattttcctttaaaaataaaaaaaataaattaaaatttatcgaatatatatatatatatatatatatatatatatatatatatatatatatatatatatatatatatatatatatatatgggggAGGAAACCGCGCTAGCGCTAGGCCGGTCCGGccttcttttccatttctcttcttctgttTTGGTTGGGTCGGCCCGGcccgtttttccttttcttttccccaccCTCGGCCccttcttctttccctctttttccctttttcctttttgcgcCTGGGCTGGCCCATCTTCCCTTATTTCAGCCCGGCCCGCGAGCGGGTCCTCTTCCCACCTTACGCCGGCCACGTTTCCGCAAAAAGAGGGCAGAAAAGAGGGagttctgttttttcttttgggtaggTTTTGGccgagagcgagagagggagTCCGAGCGAAGAGGAGCGatcgagagagagcgagagggcTGCAGCCCACGCCTCGGCCGTGCACGAGCTCCGCCCGACGGCCCCCCTCAGCCGACGTCGTCAAGCTGAACCTGGTAAGCCCTTGCTTGTGTTCTGTTTTCGCCTTGTCTAGTGCACGTCGGGCCGGGGATCGCGGCCGTTCGACTCACGCGAGTTCCGGTCCCGCTGGTTCCCCGTCGAGTTGTTATGCGTTCTCGTTTGCTTGTCGAAAGTTCCGGTGTGGACTTGAGTCTCAATCGAGCCGAAATCCCTCTTTCCCATAGCGTATACCAGGTGTTCGATGTAATGCTGCAGTGAGATCTGGTTTTCTTTCGTTGTCTTGGCCGTAGTCGAGTCGTCCGGGTTTCGTCCTGGTGAGCCGAGTTTTTTCTTCGCGTGATGGTTAGCGTTCCAACCGTCCGGTGCCGGTCGGACCGAACGACCGACGTCGGACGGTGGCTCCGGCGCCTCGAAGGTCCGTGAGGGGTTCGTCGTAGTGGTGGCGCTGGTCCGGGCAGGGGAGCTGCAGGAGAGCGTTCGGTGAGGAGAGGGGACTCGTCGAGGAAGAAGACAGGCGTGgagaacaagagaaaaataataaaagaataaaagacaaagaataaaaaggaattaAGGGAAGATACCACTTTTGAATTATCCAT
The window above is part of the Eucalyptus grandis isolate ANBG69807.140 chromosome 6, ASM1654582v1, whole genome shotgun sequence genome. Proteins encoded here:
- the LOC104451644 gene encoding putative pectinesterase 11; translation: MRNQGQFILYFLLALLSACTNFSEAGNGTQAPNLARLILVDPSGKGNFTKIQDAIDAVPSNNSELVFIRVEPGTYREKLVVPADKPFITLSGKKASSTIITGDDSGDIFGSPTVSVLASDFVGRYLTIQNTFGLGAKAVALRVSGDRVVFSACRITSHQDTLLDDVGRHYYRNCYIEGDVDFIFGNAASLFQKCHINSVSRGGGFITAQHRASPLENTGFVFLGCTITGLTNTFLGRPWGPYSRVIFALSYMSSAVLPQGWDDWGDSTKQRTAYYGQYECYGPGADTSKRVPWSRVLTGEEVSPLLTTDMVNQQSWFRNAPTIFN